From Lewinellaceae bacterium:
GGCCCCTCCTGCTCAAAGCCAACATCCACCTGGAAAAAACCCGCTACTTCTTCCGCCTGGGCTACGACCTGGGGCTCTACGACTCTCTCCGCTACAAAGATTTCGCCGAGCGGGTCAATGAGATCGGGCGTATGTGCGGCGGTTGGCTTAAGAGCCTTGAAAAATAAAAAATTTCGACGGCGCTTCGCGCCTTAAAAGAAAAAAAAAGGGTAAAAGTGAAAAAGGGTCCAAGAGCTACGGGCGCCGGGCAACCCGGAAACCTAGGTTGAGAAGCTGAAGGAAAGGATTGCTCCTGAAGCGGCAGACGGAACGGCATTCTAAGGCAACGCCGTTCCAGGACCCGCCACGAACCACCCGCAGCCCACCTTCGCTCCTTTCTGCCCCACGCGGATTGATTTCAACGCCATTCTCCTTACACCGCTGAAAATAGGAATCCGTCTGGTCATTAAAATTGCCGGCGAACCAATCCCAGCACCACTCATAAACGTTGCCGCTCATATCAAACAGGCCAAAGGGGTTTCCGGGCTTCTCATCCTTACCCTTATAGAATTTCACCGGGCTGGTTTTCCCGCGGAACCCCTCCTCTCCTTCCCTTGTTTCAGAGAGCCAGCCTTCTCTGTTCTCTTTTACCCAGTCATTATTGCCGCCGGGCCTGGCGTCAAAGTTCATTTCATCCACGCTGGCCCTATCTTTGCCGTTGCCGAACCGCCATTTACGGATTTCGGTTTTTCCCAATAGCGCCTTTTCAATCCTGGCGCCGGCGGCAAATTCCCATTCCGCTTCGGTGGGCAGGCGGTATCCGTCGGCATCCCAGTCGGTAATAGCGTTCCAATTCATTTTGTTATGCCAGCTATTCGGGGCGCCCGGAAAGGCCTCCAGCGCATAAACCGGCCTGAGTCCTTCCTGCCGGCTCAGCCAGTTGCAGTAAGCGACGGCTTCGTACCAGCTCACATTGATCACCGGTTTGTTGCCCCGTCCGAAACCGGAATCCCCCGGGATCTGCCCCGGCCCGCCAGCCAGGCAATACAGGCCGTACTGCCAGAAAGTTACCGGGGTTTCGCCCAACTGAAAAGGATCAACCGTTACCCTATGCGCCGGGCCTTCATTTTTAAAAATCCTTTCATTGCCTTCAGCCCCCATTTCAAAGGTTCCGCCAGGTATGGGCTTCACGTTCGGGAAAAAGCGCTCCTGCATCCTGCGGTACAGCTTTTCGTCCTGGCGCAGCAATTCTTTCACTTCCTCAAACAGGTTCTCGGCCGGAAAATCCGTGGGGCTGATGCGCTGCTTCAGTTCCAGCCAGTGCCCCTGCGTCGGTTGGGGAATATTCAGGATCAACAGAACAGCTTCCTTCAGCTTGTCCCTGGCTTTGAGAAAGGCCAGGGGGTAGGGCAGTTCCACGGCCTTTTCCAATACCTGGCCGGGGTGCAGGTCCCGCTGGTTAGCGATTTTCAGGTTGTCCACCGCTGCTTCGAATTCCAGGTTTTCGATATTCCCTTCAGCCGTTTTGAACGCCAACTTGAAGTTTTTCTCATGCTGGGCTTCATAAGATTTCAGGTCATCCCTGATCTTTTGTTCGTGCCCGGCCGGGATAGCCGCCATGGCATAAAGGCCTTCCAGGATCGTCCTGGCATCCTGTTCGGAAAACAACACCTCTGCCTGTTCCTGGATGGCCCCTTTTTTGGATTCGTACAGCCGCCGGGCTTTTTGGCCGGGTTGCTCCGATAGCTGGTATTTCCGCCGGATATCGGGCGCCAGGGTGTCGTGCGCCAGGCGGGTGGACCAGCCGTCCTTGTCGGCAGCGGAGAGCAGGTAAACGCTTTTTAGTTTTTTCAAAATGGCCTCCGGCCCCGGATCATCCAGGTGCCTGTAGTCCTCAGCAAATTTTTCATTCCCAATACTGCCGGCCGTTTCTTCGATGCTGATAAACTGATAGAGTATGTCCAGGATCAGGCCGCTCTCAACGGCTTTTTCCCATTTTTCATCTTTCCGCCTGCCCTTCTTATCCTCTACCCATTGGATGGCCTCCAGTTGATCGTCGATAAAGGCGGAAAGGTCGGTTTTGCGGTTTTGCTCATAAAGGCTTTCCGTCAGTTCCTTATCGTGATTATTCCTGGCATCAGCTTCGGCCTCAGCGGCGTCCCACAGCGCCTTCAGCTGGATCTGCAGCAACACGCCATAAGGCTTAAACTGGTCTCCGGTGAAATCTTTGGCGATGCGCGCGGGCAGGCCTTCTTCCTTCTCCGGAAGGCTGAGCCGGAAGCGGTTCTTCAGGCCAGGATGAGTTACCGGCTCCCGGATGGCGTCTACGATATTCTCCTTCCCGAGGGGATTCAAATAAAACTCCTCAAAGTTCCAGAGCCTATGACCGGGCAGGAACTCCTTCGTAACCTTTGACAGGAACTCGCTGCGGAAGGAAAGCAGCAGGTGGTAATTCGTCTTTTCGTCCCAGATCTTTTTGAGTAATTTGCCCAGTTCCCGGATCTCGGAATACCCATCAGGAGCATGCAGCGGGTCATTGTACATTTCCTCCACCTGGTCGAGGACGATGAGCACTCTTTTTTCCGAATCCATTTCCGGATCCAGCAAGGTTTTCAGTTGTTCCGCCAGCCCACCCTTGGCTTTGCTGCGGCGAATCGGGGGCAGGACCTGCCAGAGGCCGATGTCTTTCATCCGAGGAAAAAGGCCGGCATGCAGCAACGAAGACTTCCCGGAACCGGAATAGCCGTGCAGCAAAACCAGGCGGTGCTGCCGGATGAGGTGGTGGAGCGTGCGAATCTCCTTTTTCCGCCCGGCGTACAACAAGGCTTCCTGCTCGGAAAAGAAAATGGGGCCGGGGAAAGGGGCGGGCACCTTGAATTCCCCCTTGTCATCTTTCTCCCACAATTTGCCCAGGTAGGCATCCTGGTCCAAAGGCAGGGCCGCCAGGTAGTCCAGTTCCGGCGCCTTGTGGTGGCTTTGCGCATCCCGCCCGGTGAAGATCTTCAGGCTTTTGATCAGTTGGCCCAGGCCTTCCGCGTGGGCATTCTTTTTAAGAACAAACCCCTGCCCGTTGAACACCCGGGCAGCCTCGGGAAATTCCTCCGGCAACAACTGCTCCACCTTGCCCGCCTGCTCCCGGTCGATGAAAACCGGTATGATGTCAATGTGCTCCGCCATGGCCTGCCGGATCTCGAAGAGCACCCAGTCCACTTCCGGATCAGCCTTCCGCGCCCGCGCCCGGATCTGATCTTCCCAGTCCGGCCCGATCAGGGAGAGCATAACTTCGGCCTTTCGAAGTTCCTCTTTAACCTTGGGTTGCCAGTCCTCCGTCAGTTGGATATTTCTTTCATCCAGAAAGACAGTGACGCCCTGCCCGAGCTGTTCTTCCAGGGCTTTTTTGAATTCGCGGGCTTGGTCGCGGGTGTCTCCCCTGCGGTAGTTGATGAAAATGGAAATGGGGCGTTGGCCGGGCATAGGTCAGGGTGGTTGGTTTGCCTGGGGAAGGTAGGGAAAATTCCATATTCCCGGTAAGGCAGATTATTTATTATCAAAATTGGTACACTCTAAGAGTATGTTCAAAATCGTTTTATAGCTTCCTGATTTTTATTTTTGGCTATCATTCAGAAGTGACTGTCTCTTTCCTGATATGATGCGCCTACCTTTTCCTAACTCAATCTTTACTTCAATGGAGATGCCTTTTGAATAAGGCTAATATACAATTTTGCCCTCGTCTATCATTGTGCCTAATGGCAACTTTTCCGCCCTTTCTTCGTAAAACCTTTACAGCAAAAGCCCGAAATGGAAATGGCAGCGCTCTGCTTTCTCTACGAACTCAAATCAATTAACTACATAAAACACGAGTAATTATGAAACTGATCATCGGCATGGCCAAATCCAATCTGAGCTTGAAAGACTGTCAATCCAGAAAGCTAGAATTAGACTTCCTTCGCCTCGCATATACGGTGCAACGCGTGGAGGTAGTAAAAAAAGGCTACCTGATGGTGACAACAGAAAAAATTAAGAAACGTACAGAAAAGTGGAAAGAAAAATATCAACTAGATGGAGAGGTGGAAGTGCTGGTGGCGAAACTGGATGAGGAAATGCTGCAATCTCTCGAGGCCGAGAAGGAGATGAATGTAAAAGGTATGCTCGTGGGAACCGCCGGCAAAAAGAGCGAGGGGCAGTCCGTAGCCAAATTGGGAAAACGGCTGTTGGAGAAAGCACTGCAACAGTATATTGAAGAGAATGAACAAACAGTAGCCTGGGAGGGAGAACCTCCTCTGAGCATACAGTGGGACTACTGTGGTAAAGTTACTTAAAAAGAACCCATCGCCCTTTCCCGGAATACCTGTTTTTTCCCTATTATTGCTCACGCCTTAAGAAAGACAACTTCCTCACTTGGGAAACGAGACTTGCCAAGTCTAAACCGCAAAAAACAACCACATGCCCATCAAAAAATCCGAGCTCTACAGCTCCCTCTGGAAAAGCTGCGACGAACTGCGCGGCAGCATGGACGCCAGCCAGTACAAAGACTACGTCCTGGTGCTGCTCTTCATGAAGTACGTCTCCGATAAAGGCGACCGGCTGGTGGACATCCCCGAGGGTGGCAGCTTTAAAGACATGGCCAAGCTGAAGGGGCAGCCGGATATTGGCGACAAGATCAACAAGATCATCGGCGAGCTGGCCAAGGCCAATGAGCTGACGGGCATCATTACGGTGGCGGATTTCAACGACGACGAAAAGCTGGGCAAGGGTAAAGACAAGGTGGACCGGCTGAGCAACCTGATCGAGATCTTCGAGCACGAGGCGCTCGACTTCAGCGGCAACCGGGCGGAGAACGACGACATCCTGGGCGACGCCTACGAATACCTCATGCGCCACTTCGCCACCGAGAGCGGAAAGAGCAAAGGGCAGTTTTACACCCCGGCGGAGGTGTCCCGCATCCTGGCCAAGGTGATCGGGATCGAGCGTTCGAAGAGCCAGTCGGAGACCATCTGCGACCCGACCTGCGGCTCGGGCTCGCTGCTGCTCAAGGCAGCGGATGAAGCGCCCCACGGCATCTCCATCTACGGGCAGGAGAACGACAACGCCACCCGCGCCCTGGCGGTGATGAACATGTGGCTGCACGGCAGCCCCTCCGCCGAGATCGTGCAGGGCAATACCCTGGCCAACCCGCTCTTCCTGGACGAAAGGACGGGCCAGCTGAAGACGTTTGACTACGCGGTGGCCAACCCGCCGTTCAGCTATAAGTCGTGGAGCAATGGGGTGGATACGGAGAACGACCCATTCAAGCGCTTCGAAGGCTTTGGCGTTCCGCCCGCCAAAAACGGGGACTATGCCTTTCTCCTCCATCTGGTCAAATCGCTGAAAAGCACCGGCAAGGCGGCCATCATTATGCCGCTGGGCGTTTTGTTCCGGGGCAATGCGGAGGCCGAGATCCGCAAAAACCTCCTCCGGCGGGGATACATCAAAGGCATCATCGGGCTGCCGCCCAACCTGTTTTACGGGACAGGCATCGCTGCCTGCATCATCATCATCGACAAGGAAAACGCCGCCGGGCGCAAAGGGGTGTTCCTGATCGACGCCAGCCGGGGCTACATGAAGGACGGCAACAAAAACCGCCTGCGCGCGCAGGACATCCACAAGATCGTGGACGTCTTCAAAAAACAGATGGAATGGCCCAAATACAGCCGTTTGGTGCCGCTGGCGGAGATCGCCGACCCCAAAAACGACTACAACCTCAACATCCCCCGCTATATCGACAGCCAGGAGGAGGAAGACATTCAGGACATCGGCGCCCACCTGCAGGGCGGCATTCCGGATCGGGACGTGGCTGCGCTCAACGCCTATTGGAAGGTGTATCCCAGCCTGCAGTCAGACTTGTTCCGGCCCAACGAACGGGCAGGCTACTGGGACCTGAAGGTGAAAAAAGACGACATCCGGCACTGTATCTTCGAGCACCCCGATTTCATTGCCTTCACCCGGGAAATGGAAACGGTATTCGAACACTGGAAAACCGGGAACGCCGCTTTCCTGAAAAGCCTGGAAGCGGAATGCCACCCCAAGGCCGTCATCCACCGCATCTCCGAGGAGCTGCTGCAAGCCTACCACGGCAAGGCCCTGGTCGATAAATACAACGTGTACCAGCACCTGATGGACTACTGGGCGGAAACCATGCAGGACGACCTGTACGAACTGTCGGCCGACGGCTGGGCGGCGGGCAAGGTGGTGAAGCGCCTGGTCAAAAAAAGCAAAAAGGGCGGCAAGGAGGTGGAGAAGGAAGTATCCGGCATCGAAGGGCTGGAAGGGCAGCTGCTGCCCCCGGAACTCCTTATCCAGGAGTACTTCGCCGAAGAGCAGGAGGCCATCCGCCGGCTGGAGAGCGAACTGGAAGCGGCAGTGGCCGAACAGGAAGAGTTGCTGGAAGAACACGGGGGCGAAGAGGGCGCCCTGCAGGACGTTTCCGGCAAGAAGGAGGCCGATCAGGCGCAGGATGACTACACCATTCAGGCCTGGAAGGCCAATATGCCGGGTACCTATAAATCCTTCGAGGCGCTGCACGAAAAATACCGGAAGGGCGAAGAAGCCCTGGCCAAAGCCCACAACCACCCTTACCTGGACAACCTGAAAAACAGCCGGGGGAGCCTTACCCTAAAAGCCCTGAAGGACCGCCTGGATGCCGGCCCGCCGGAGGAGGAGCGGCAGGTGCTGGAAGACTACCTGGACACCGCCAAAGCGGTGAGCGCCAGTAAAAGGACCATCAGTGCCCAACTCAAGGAGGCCTTTGGCAAGCTGCAACAGCTGATCGCTGAAAAACCGGAAGCCGACCTCCTGCTGGAACTATCCGTCGTCCTCCGCTACCTGGAGCTGCTCGGCCAGGAATCGCAATGCAAATCGGACATCAAAGCAGCGGAGGCGGAGCTGGAGGCCAAAGTCATTCAGCAGTACCCCCGGCTCCGCATCGAGGAGATCAAAACCCTGGCGGTGGACAAAAAGTGGATGGCCGGCCTGCACGCCCGCATCCAAACCGAAATGGACGGCGTCAGCCACCGCCTGGCCGAGCGCATCCGCGAGCTGGCGGAACGCTACGAGGCGCCATTGCCCCGGCTGGCAGAGGAGGTGGGCCGCCTGGAGAAA
This genomic window contains:
- a CDS encoding SUMF1/EgtB/PvdO family nonheme iron enzyme; protein product: MPGQRPISIFINYRRGDTRDQAREFKKALEEQLGQGVTVFLDERNIQLTEDWQPKVKEELRKAEVMLSLIGPDWEDQIRARARKADPEVDWVLFEIRQAMAEHIDIIPVFIDREQAGKVEQLLPEEFPEAARVFNGQGFVLKKNAHAEGLGQLIKSLKIFTGRDAQSHHKAPELDYLAALPLDQDAYLGKLWEKDDKGEFKVPAPFPGPIFFSEQEALLYAGRKKEIRTLHHLIRQHRLVLLHGYSGSGKSSLLHAGLFPRMKDIGLWQVLPPIRRSKAKGGLAEQLKTLLDPEMDSEKRVLIVLDQVEEMYNDPLHAPDGYSEIRELGKLLKKIWDEKTNYHLLLSFRSEFLSKVTKEFLPGHRLWNFEEFYLNPLGKENIVDAIREPVTHPGLKNRFRLSLPEKEEGLPARIAKDFTGDQFKPYGVLLQIQLKALWDAAEAEADARNNHDKELTESLYEQNRKTDLSAFIDDQLEAIQWVEDKKGRRKDEKWEKAVESGLILDILYQFISIEETAGSIGNEKFAEDYRHLDDPGPEAILKKLKSVYLLSAADKDGWSTRLAHDTLAPDIRRKYQLSEQPGQKARRLYESKKGAIQEQAEVLFSEQDARTILEGLYAMAAIPAGHEQKIRDDLKSYEAQHEKNFKLAFKTAEGNIENLEFEAAVDNLKIANQRDLHPGQVLEKAVELPYPLAFLKARDKLKEAVLLILNIPQPTQGHWLELKQRISPTDFPAENLFEEVKELLRQDEKLYRRMQERFFPNVKPIPGGTFEMGAEGNERIFKNEGPAHRVTVDPFQLGETPVTFWQYGLYCLAGGPGQIPGDSGFGRGNKPVINVSWYEAVAYCNWLSRQEGLRPVYALEAFPGAPNSWHNKMNWNAITDWDADGYRLPTEAEWEFAAGARIEKALLGKTEIRKWRFGNGKDRASVDEMNFDARPGGNNDWVKENREGWLSETREGEEGFRGKTSPVKFYKGKDEKPGNPFGLFDMSGNVYEWCWDWFAGNFNDQTDSYFQRCKENGVEINPRGAERSEGGLRVVRGGSWNGVALECRSVCRFRSNPFLQLLNLGFRVARRP
- a CDS encoding N-6 DNA methylase — its product is MPIKKSELYSSLWKSCDELRGSMDASQYKDYVLVLLFMKYVSDKGDRLVDIPEGGSFKDMAKLKGQPDIGDKINKIIGELAKANELTGIITVADFNDDEKLGKGKDKVDRLSNLIEIFEHEALDFSGNRAENDDILGDAYEYLMRHFATESGKSKGQFYTPAEVSRILAKVIGIERSKSQSETICDPTCGSGSLLLKAADEAPHGISIYGQENDNATRALAVMNMWLHGSPSAEIVQGNTLANPLFLDERTGQLKTFDYAVANPPFSYKSWSNGVDTENDPFKRFEGFGVPPAKNGDYAFLLHLVKSLKSTGKAAIIMPLGVLFRGNAEAEIRKNLLRRGYIKGIIGLPPNLFYGTGIAACIIIIDKENAAGRKGVFLIDASRGYMKDGNKNRLRAQDIHKIVDVFKKQMEWPKYSRLVPLAEIADPKNDYNLNIPRYIDSQEEEDIQDIGAHLQGGIPDRDVAALNAYWKVYPSLQSDLFRPNERAGYWDLKVKKDDIRHCIFEHPDFIAFTREMETVFEHWKTGNAAFLKSLEAECHPKAVIHRISEELLQAYHGKALVDKYNVYQHLMDYWAETMQDDLYELSADGWAAGKVVKRLVKKSKKGGKEVEKEVSGIEGLEGQLLPPELLIQEYFAEEQEAIRRLESELEAAVAEQEELLEEHGGEEGALQDVSGKKEADQAQDDYTIQAWKANMPGTYKSFEALHEKYRKGEEALAKAHNHPYLDNLKNSRGSLTLKALKDRLDAGPPEEERQVLEDYLDTAKAVSASKRTISAQLKEAFGKLQQLIAEKPEADLLLELSVVLRYLELLGQESQCKSDIKAAEAELEAKVIQQYPRLRIEEIKTLAVDKKWMAGLHARIQTEMDGVSHRLAERIRELAERYEAPLPRLAEEVGRLEKKVQGHLEQMGYRPVKQNIFEGTP